The nucleotide window CCACTACCGAAAAAACAATCTCAATAGGTCCTGAAGATTGTAAAAATGATTTGGATCTTGGTTTTGAAAAAAAATTGTGTAAAGTTGCTGTGGGTGACGATTTAGGTAAATGCTTCGGAATTAAATGGATATACTTTGATTTTGACAAAGCTATTATCAGAGATGTTGCAACTTTAGATTTAGCAAAAATATTAGATGTTATGGGGCAATATCCAAATATGAAAATTGATATCCGTTCTCATACCGATAGCCGAGGTTCTTATAAATACAATGAAGGATTATCTGGCAGAAGAGCAAAAGCGACTAAAGACTGGTTGATCAAAAATGGTATTGCTCCAGACAGATTATTAAGCAAAGGGTATGGAGAGACAAAATTAGTCAACCGTTGTTCTGATGGAGTACAATGTACAGAAGATGAACATCAACAAAATAGACGAAGCGAATTTATCATAACCGCTCTATAAATTAAAAATCATATTTAATTAAAACAAAAAAAACTACCGTAACGGTAGTTTTTTTGTTTTGATCTATTTTTTGAGTTTATATCTTCACAAAGATATTGGTATAATATTTTTTACCGGTAGTTGGATTTTCTCTGACAGAAATACCAAAATGTGTATAATCACCTTCAATATTTTTTCTATGGCTATCGCTAAGCAACCAAGCATCAAAAGCACCTTTGGCACTATTGTAGTTGTAAGCAATGTTCTCACTTACGGTTTTTGCTTTTAGAACTCTCATGATATTAGTTGAACGTGCTTCAAAATCATCATGGTTTACAACATTATTGGCAATCATATAATTATCGTGCTCTTCTGATTTATAAGATATGTGGTTAATTCTTTCCAAAGCCTTTAAACCTTTACTTACTCGATAATCATTAATCAAAGTCATTGTTTCCAATTCAACAGGACTATATTCGTAGTTCGTAACAAGTGCCTGATCACTATTAGTTTCTTGAGATGCATCCTCGGCGGTACACGAAACCATAAAACTCAAAATTGCCACAAAGAAAGACAAACGAAGTAATTTCGATTTCATAATATTTAGTAGTTTAAATTTAAAGTAGAATGTGGGGCAAACTGCTTTAATGTTAATGGTTTAGCTCATTAATCTATATTCAAATAAACATACTAAACTTTAAACTACCAAAAAAAATCGACGAACTACATAAAATTTATAAAATCAAATGATTAATTCCTACATTATGGCGCAAGACGAGAAATGCCCCAAGAATAGTCCTCCAGTAGCTTATAACGAATCCTGTCATGCAAACGGTTAGGTCTTCCTTGCCAAAACTCTACCTCTAAAGGAGTTACCAAAAAACCACCCCAATGCTTTGGTCGAGGAATTTCTTTTCCTTCAAAATCTTTTTCCAATTGTTTCAAATTTTCTTCAAGATAATTTCGCGATGGAATAACTTCACTTTGGTTGGAAACAACAGCGCCTAATTTACTTCCGTCCGGTCTTGAGTCAAAATAACCATCAGATATGTTCTCAGAAGTTTTTTGAGCAATTCCTTTTATAATTACTTGTCGTTCCAAACTTTCCCAAAAAAAAGAAAGACAAACATTTGGATTATTAGCTATAGCCCTACCCTTTTCAGAATTATAGTTAGTATAAAAAATGAAACCTTCTTCATTAAACCTTTTTAATAACACAACACGTGACTTTGGAAAACCATCCAATCCGATAGTTGAAACTGTCATTGCATTCACCTCTCCCGTTTCATCAAAATCTTCTACTTCATGAAACCATCTGTTAAAAAGATTTATCGGATCCTCAGGAATCGAAGTTTCTAGTAATTCACTTTTTTCGTATGACTTTCTATAATTGCTTAAATCACTCATTTTATAATCTTTTAAATTGTCAAGGAATTATTCAAATTCAAAACTTTTGCCATCATCGGCCAACTCAACTTCCTTAAAAATTGTTTCAGCTTCTTTTTTGAACAAATCGATACTGTCGTAACGGGTTGAATAATGTCCTAAAATTAATTGCTTCGCATTGGCTTTCAAAGCAATTTTGGCAGCTTCTTTGGCTGTGGAATGCATTGTTTTTGAGGCCAATGATTCTTCCGATTGCAAAAATGTAGATTCGTGATACAAAACACTCACATTTTCTATCAATGGAACTACATCTTCGTAATATTTAGTATCGGAACAAAAAGCATAACTCAAAGGAGGGACCGGATCAAAAGATAATTTATGGTTGTCAATAATTCGGCCATCATCAAGAGTGATGTCTTTTCCGTTTTTTATATTCTGAAAATAACAAGTCTCAATTTCATAATCCTTAACGGAATTAAAATCAAGTCTTCGTTCCCCTATTTTTTCCTGAAACAAAAAACCGTTGGTATAAACACGATGTTTTAGTGGGATTGTTTTTACGATCACTTTATCATCTTCAAAAATAATTTCACTTTCATTTGATTCCAATTCATGAAAAATCAATTGATAATTCGTCCAGGAATTCGATAATCGCAACTGTAAATTAATTATTTCTTTTATTCCCTTTGGGGCATAAATATGTAAATCAGTAGTTCTACCCAAAAGAGAAAAAGTGGATATCAAACCAATTAACCCAAAAAAATGATCGCCATGCAAATGGGAAATAAAAACATTATTGATTTTTGAAAATTTCAATTTGTTTTTGCGCAACTGTACTTGAGTGCCCTCACCACAGTCAATCAAAAACAATCGGTTCTTAATTTCTAAAACCTGAGAAGTTGGATTGGTTAAAGTACGTGGCGTAGCGGCATAACAGCCTAAAATCGTGAGTTTCAATTTTATATTTTGTTTAATATTGTTTAAAAATAGTTTAATAGAATTTAAAATTGTTCAACGAAGAATCGATAAAGTTTAATCATCTATAGCTTTTAACGTTTAAACAACATTACACTTTTAAACAATTTTTAGAAACCTAAGTCCCTTTCAATCTCGTCCATTTCAATTAAATCATTCGCTTCCAAATGAGTAGGAACCACCGTAATCGATACCGGAACTTTGTTGTAATCAATATCGGGAACAACAAAAACCAATGACTTTTTCGCTTTTTTATATTTTTTGGCTAATTCGGCAAAAATCTTAATAGATTTTACATCCACCGATTTATCTTGTGATATATCCAAGATGAGATTGTGCTCTTTAAAACTATTGTATTGATTGTTTACCTTATCCAAAAACTCAATAATATTCCCTTCGGTATCTTTGATTGTAATAGTATGTCCTTTTGTAGTAACTTTCATAGGCATTGCTTATTGGATTTTTGACGCTAAAAGATAGATAACTGCCATTCGGATGGCAACTCCATTCTCTACTTGATTTAAAATGACCGATTGCTGAGAATCGGCTACATCACTTGTAATTTCGACTCCACGATTTATAGGTCCAGGGTGCATAATTACAATCTCTTTATTGAGTGAATCCAATAAAGTTTTATCTACTCCATACTGCTGGGCATACTCTCTGGTTGATGGGAAAAAGTTGACGTCCATTCGTTCATTTTGAACCCTTAACATGTTTGCTACATCGCACCATTCCAATGCTTTACGTAAATCCGATTCAACTGTTACTCCAAGTGACTCAATATACCTTGGAATTAGCGTTTTAGGTCCGCAAACTTTAACTTCGGCACCTTGCATTTGCAAAGCATATATATTGGAAAGCGCAACTCTTGAATGTAAAATATCACCAACAATCACTACTTTTTTTCCTCCAACATTACCTAATTTTTCTCTGATAGAATAACTGTCCAATAAGGCTTGTGTAGGGTGTTCATGAGCTCCGTCACCGGCATTTACAATACTTGCCTTTACATTTTTGGACAAAAAATAAGCGGCACCCGGATTTGAATGTCGCATTACTACCATATCT belongs to Flavobacterium aquiphilum and includes:
- the pdxH gene encoding pyridoxamine 5'-phosphate oxidase, producing MSDLSNYRKSYEKSELLETSIPEDPINLFNRWFHEVEDFDETGEVNAMTVSTIGLDGFPKSRVVLLKRFNEEGFIFYTNYNSEKGRAIANNPNVCLSFFWESLERQVIIKGIAQKTSENISDGYFDSRPDGSKLGAVVSNQSEVIPSRNYLEENLKQLEKDFEGKEIPRPKHWGGFLVTPLEVEFWQGRPNRLHDRIRYKLLEDYSWGISRLAP
- a CDS encoding ribonuclease Z, with amino-acid sequence MKLTILGCYAATPRTLTNPTSQVLEIKNRLFLIDCGEGTQVQLRKNKLKFSKINNVFISHLHGDHFFGLIGLISTFSLLGRTTDLHIYAPKGIKEIINLQLRLSNSWTNYQLIFHELESNESEIIFEDDKVIVKTIPLKHRVYTNGFLFQEKIGERRLDFNSVKDYEIETCYFQNIKNGKDITLDDGRIIDNHKLSFDPVPPLSYAFCSDTKYYEDVVPLIENVSVLYHESTFLQSEESLASKTMHSTAKEAAKIALKANAKQLILGHYSTRYDSIDLFKKEAETIFKEVELADDGKSFEFE
- a CDS encoding ribonuclease Z, producing MKVTTKGHTITIKDTEGNIIEFLDKVNNQYNSFKEHNLILDISQDKSVDVKSIKIFAELAKKYKKAKKSLVFVVPDIDYNKVPVSITVVPTHLEANDLIEMDEIERDLGF
- a CDS encoding CAP domain-containing protein; its protein translation is MKSKLLRLSFFVAILSFMVSCTAEDASQETNSDQALVTNYEYSPVELETMTLINDYRVSKGLKALERINHISYKSEEHDNYMIANNVVNHDDFEARSTNIMRVLKAKTVSENIAYNYNSAKGAFDAWLLSDSHRKNIEGDYTHFGISVRENPTTGKKYYTNIFVKI
- a CDS encoding aspartate carbamoyltransferase catalytic subunit, whose translation is MSELSVNHLLGIKYINENDINLIFETADHFKEVINRPIKKVPSLRDITIANIFFENSTRTKLSFELAQKRLSADVISFSAAQSSVKKGETLIDTVNNILSMKVDMVVMRHSNPGAAYFLSKNVKASIVNAGDGAHEHPTQALLDSYSIREKLGNVGGKKVVIVGDILHSRVALSNIYALQMQGAEVKVCGPKTLIPRYIESLGVTVESDLRKALEWCDVANMLRVQNERMDVNFFPSTREYAQQYGVDKTLLDSLNKEIVIMHPGPINRGVEITSDVADSQQSVILNQVENGVAIRMAVIYLLASKIQ